The following proteins come from a genomic window of Pseudomonas putida:
- the arcD gene encoding arginine-ornithine antiporter: protein MADSSGKLKLGALVALVVGSMIGGGIFSLPQNMAASAGVGAVLIGWAITAVGMLTLAFVFQTLANRKPDLDGGVYAYAKAGFGDYMGFSSAWGYWISAWLGNVGYFVLLFSTLGYFFPIFGEGNTPAAIIGASVLLWAVHFLVLRGIKEAAFINLVTTVAKVVPLVLFALICVFAFRLDIFTADIWATGTPELGSVMNQVRNMMLVTVWVFIGIEGASIFSSRAEKRADVGKATVIGFITVLLFLVLVNVLSLGVMTQPELAKLQNPSMAAVLEHVVGHWGAVLISVGLIISLLGALLSWVLLCAEIMFAAAKDHTMPEFLRRENANQVPANALWLTNAMVQIFLVITLFSASTYLSLIYLATSMILVPYLWSAAYGFLLAMRGETYEQAARERSKDLLIGAIALIYAIWLLYAGGMKYLLLSALLYAPGVILFAKAKREIGQPIFTNVEKLIFAAVVIGALVAAYGLYDGFLTL from the coding sequence ATGGCTGATTCTTCCGGAAAACTAAAACTCGGCGCACTCGTTGCACTCGTCGTCGGTTCGATGATTGGCGGCGGTATCTTCTCGCTGCCGCAAAACATGGCCGCCAGCGCAGGGGTTGGCGCCGTGCTGATCGGCTGGGCAATCACCGCAGTGGGCATGCTGACCCTGGCCTTCGTGTTCCAGACCCTGGCCAACCGCAAGCCTGACCTGGACGGCGGGGTATACGCCTACGCCAAGGCCGGCTTCGGCGACTACATGGGCTTCTCCTCGGCCTGGGGCTACTGGATCAGCGCCTGGCTGGGCAACGTCGGTTACTTCGTGCTGCTGTTCAGTACCCTCGGCTACTTCTTCCCCATCTTCGGTGAAGGCAACACCCCGGCCGCCATCATCGGCGCCTCGGTGCTGCTGTGGGCGGTGCACTTCCTGGTTCTGCGCGGCATCAAGGAAGCGGCGTTCATCAACCTGGTCACCACAGTGGCCAAGGTTGTGCCGCTGGTACTGTTTGCGCTGATCTGCGTATTCGCCTTCAGGCTCGACATCTTCACTGCCGACATCTGGGCCACCGGCACGCCGGAACTGGGCAGCGTGATGAACCAGGTGCGCAACATGATGCTGGTCACCGTCTGGGTGTTCATCGGCATCGAGGGTGCGAGCATCTTCTCCTCACGGGCGGAAAAACGCGCCGATGTGGGCAAGGCCACGGTCATTGGCTTCATCACCGTGTTGCTGTTCCTGGTGCTGGTCAACGTGTTGTCGCTGGGTGTGATGACTCAACCGGAACTGGCCAAACTGCAGAACCCGTCGATGGCTGCCGTGCTGGAGCATGTGGTTGGCCATTGGGGCGCGGTGCTGATCAGCGTCGGCCTGATCATCTCGCTGCTAGGCGCCCTGCTCTCATGGGTGCTGCTGTGCGCCGAGATCATGTTCGCCGCTGCGAAGGATCACACCATGCCGGAGTTCCTGCGCCGCGAGAATGCCAACCAGGTGCCGGCCAACGCCCTGTGGCTTACCAACGCCATGGTGCAGATCTTCCTGGTGATCACATTGTTCTCCGCCAGCACCTACCTGTCACTGATCTACCTCGCCACCTCGATGATCCTGGTGCCCTATCTGTGGTCGGCGGCCTATGGCTTCCTGCTGGCCATGCGCGGTGAAACCTACGAGCAGGCTGCCAGAGAACGCAGCAAAGACCTGCTCATCGGCGCCATTGCACTGATCTATGCCATCTGGCTGCTGTATGCCGGCGGCATGAAGTATCTGCTGCTCTCCGCCCTGCTATATGCCCCCGGGGTGATCCTGTTTGCCAAGGCCAAGCGTGAAATTGGCCAACCGATCTTCACCAACGTGGAAAAACTGATCTTTGCGGCTGTGGTCATCGGCGCCCTGGTGGCGGCCTATGGCCTGTATGACGGCTTCCTGACCCTGTGA
- the gap gene encoding type I glyceraldehyde-3-phosphate dehydrogenase: MTLRIAINGFGRIGRNVLRALYTQGYRHDLQVVAINDLGDSAMNAHLLKYDSVHGAFDASVEADHESLTVNGDRIAVSAIRNPAELPWKAEAIDVVFECTGLFTDRTKAAAHLAAGAGKVIVSAPAKGADATVVYGVNHDILRASHQVISNASCTTNCLAPIAQVLDREFGIEQGLMTTIHAYTNDQVLTDVYHSDPYRARSATQSMIPSKTGAAEAVGLVLPELAGKLTGMAVRVPVINVSLVDLTVNLKREATAEQVNQLFLEASRHSKVLGYNALPLVSCDFNHNPLSSIFDANHTRANGRMLKVLAWYDNEWGFSNRMLDNCLALCSAR, encoded by the coding sequence ATGACACTACGTATCGCCATCAACGGATTCGGCCGCATTGGTCGCAATGTCCTGCGCGCACTGTATACCCAAGGCTACCGCCACGACCTGCAGGTCGTCGCCATCAACGACCTGGGCGACAGCGCCATGAATGCCCACCTGCTCAAATACGACAGCGTACACGGTGCTTTCGATGCATCGGTGGAAGCCGACCACGAGAGCCTGACGGTCAACGGTGACCGTATCGCGGTGAGCGCCATCCGCAATCCGGCCGAGCTGCCCTGGAAGGCCGAGGCGATCGACGTGGTGTTCGAGTGCACCGGGCTGTTCACCGACCGCACCAAGGCTGCGGCGCACCTGGCAGCCGGGGCTGGCAAGGTGATCGTCTCGGCACCGGCCAAGGGCGCCGACGCCACCGTGGTGTACGGCGTCAATCATGACATTCTGCGTGCGTCGCACCAGGTCATTTCCAACGCCTCCTGCACCACCAACTGCCTGGCGCCGATCGCCCAGGTGCTGGACCGCGAGTTCGGCATCGAGCAGGGGCTGATGACCACCATCCATGCCTACACCAACGACCAGGTGCTGACCGACGTCTACCACAGCGACCCGTACCGTGCGCGCTCGGCGACCCAGTCGATGATCCCGAGCAAGACCGGCGCCGCCGAAGCCGTGGGCCTGGTGTTGCCGGAACTGGCCGGCAAGCTGACCGGCATGGCGGTACGGGTACCGGTGATCAACGTGTCGCTGGTCGACCTCACCGTCAACCTCAAGCGTGAGGCCACTGCCGAGCAGGTGAACCAGTTGTTCCTCGAAGCCAGCCGGCATTCCAAGGTGCTCGGCTACAACGCCCTGCCGCTGGTCTCATGCGACTTCAATCACAACCCGTTGTCATCGATATTCGATGCCAACCATACCCGCGCCAACGGCAGGATGCTCAAGGTGCTGGCCTGGTATGACAATGAGTGGGGGTTCTCCAACCGCATGCTGGATAACTGCCTGGCATTGTGCAGCGCCCGCTGA
- a CDS encoding RNA polymerase sigma factor, with protein MSQSRFNSVFLVQRLPLLRTLQRMVGNPSTAEDLLQETYLRVSRALGERPIEHLEPFVFQTARNLALDHLRTRRVQSRMLVDDVPEEILHNVAAPLSSSEDAAHAEQLLKHLSVSLNQLSERQQRIFILSRLHGASYLEIAEQLNVSASTVQKELKLIMAICMGVAERLK; from the coding sequence GTGAGTCAGTCCCGGTTCAACTCTGTCTTCCTCGTTCAGCGCCTCCCCCTATTGCGAACCTTGCAACGCATGGTGGGCAACCCCAGCACCGCCGAGGACCTGCTTCAGGAAACCTACCTGCGGGTGTCCCGCGCTCTGGGGGAGCGGCCCATCGAACACCTCGAGCCCTTCGTCTTCCAGACCGCGCGAAACCTGGCCCTGGACCATCTGCGCACGCGCCGGGTGCAATCGCGCATGCTGGTCGACGATGTGCCCGAAGAAATCCTGCACAACGTCGCCGCGCCGCTGAGCAGTAGCGAAGATGCCGCACACGCCGAGCAACTACTCAAGCACCTGAGCGTCAGCCTCAACCAGTTGAGTGAGCGTCAGCAGCGCATTTTCATCCTCAGCCGCCTGCACGGTGCCAGCTACCTGGAAATTGCCGAGCAACTCAATGTCTCGGCCAGCACGGTCCAGAAGGAGCTGAAACTGATCATGGCAATCTGCATGGGTGTGGCCGAACGCCTGAAGTAA
- a CDS encoding FecR family protein produces MTDSPAPRPPTAGPDARARAMDEALDWLVRLQCATEADTLAFEQWLSAAPENAVAYVEAEALWNGTPVRQAATQMHQERRRSVRGRLRAHWKPLATAAVLLVGLFTVGNLPMRLQADHLTVVGERQRLQLDDGAKVLLNTNSAFASDVREGRQVARLLQGEAFFQVPGGAQLPLEVQAGPLRAQVRDTDFAVRYLDGEAQVRVQRGDVDLQAASDQRIRLSAGDSISVGPQGFGQRQRPDMHKDLAWVDGRLVFENCPLSQVLAEVRRYYPGWIINRNAHLDDMAVTGNYRLDQPLETLRALAHITSAQLHEYPAVVILN; encoded by the coding sequence GTGACCGACAGCCCCGCCCCTCGCCCGCCGACCGCAGGGCCCGACGCCCGCGCCCGTGCGATGGACGAGGCGCTGGACTGGCTGGTCCGCCTGCAATGCGCCACCGAAGCGGACACGCTGGCCTTCGAGCAGTGGCTGAGCGCCGCGCCGGAAAACGCCGTGGCCTACGTCGAAGCCGAAGCCCTGTGGAACGGCACGCCGGTGCGCCAGGCCGCCACGCAAATGCATCAGGAGCGGCGCCGCTCTGTACGCGGGCGTCTGCGGGCTCACTGGAAACCCCTGGCGACCGCCGCAGTACTGCTGGTCGGGCTGTTCACCGTGGGCAACTTGCCGATGCGCCTGCAGGCCGACCACCTGACCGTGGTGGGCGAACGCCAGCGCCTGCAGCTCGATGACGGGGCCAAGGTGCTGCTCAACACCAACTCGGCTTTCGCCAGCGACGTGCGTGAAGGCCGCCAGGTGGCGCGCCTGCTGCAAGGCGAGGCGTTTTTCCAGGTACCAGGTGGTGCACAGCTGCCCTTGGAAGTGCAGGCCGGCCCGCTGCGGGCGCAGGTGCGCGACACCGATTTTGCCGTGCGCTACCTCGATGGCGAGGCGCAGGTTCGTGTGCAGCGCGGCGACGTCGATCTGCAGGCCGCCAGCGACCAGCGTATCCGCCTGAGCGCGGGTGACAGCATCAGCGTCGGCCCGCAAGGCTTCGGCCAGCGCCAGCGCCCGGACATGCACAAGGACCTGGCCTGGGTCGATGGGCGCCTGGTGTTCGAGAACTGCCCGCTTAGCCAGGTGCTGGCCGAAGTGCGGCGCTATTACCCGGGCTGGATCATCAACCGCAACGCCCACCTGGACGATATGGCGGTAACCGGCAACTACCGCCTCGATCAGCCGCTGGAGACCTTGCGCGCGCTGGCCCATATCACCTCTGCGCAACTGCACGAATACCCCGCCGTGGTCATCCTCAACTGA
- a CDS encoding TonB-dependent receptor — translation MSTGPTSPSPLPRRTGQLSLLTLALLASGACGLPALAAEPAQATSPRMGDYRFSITQQPLVEAINAFSQVTGWQVGFSAELADGVASPGVHGSLPPEAALKQLLQGTGLGYRKISNGNVVLERQTAGNAIALQQLTVSATRSAQDVSQVPSTVSVQTREQLDRQNVNSIKELVRYEPGVSVGGVGQRSGLNGYNIRGIDGERILTQIDGVSIPDSFFYGPYAQTQRNYVDPEIVKRVEILRGPASVLYGSNAIGGAVSYFTLDPDDIIKPGKDVGARLKTGYSSADDSWLTSATVAGRQGDFDGLLHVSQRNGHETESYGEDGGTGLSRTEANPEDVRTTNVLAKLGWNYADDARLGFTYERYKDDRDQNILSAVGGPFIPGFGAMNSYRMRQGNDTVTRERFGINHEFGLDSLVADHVKWSLNYQIAKTDQRTDELYVASGRQVLRDRQTTYKDRQWVFDAQLDKAFSIGQTDHLLTYGTTIKHEEVTGSRSGSGTCVAIGGSCTAIGQDSSRDGQALVSDFPDPTINTYSLFVQDEIRWNNWTFLPGARYDYTRMEPKFTDAFLRGIQGSGAAPGALDDSDKKWHRVSPKFGLTYAFNDNYTWYGQYAEGFRTPTAKSMYGRFENPTLGYSVQGNPGLEPEKSKSYETGLRGNFDAGNFSAAVFYNKYRDFIDEDAVQSANLETTFQAHNIKHATIKGAEVKGRLNLDHFGAPEGLYTQGSIAYANGRNDDNGQPLNSVNPLTGVFGLGYEQPNYGGLLSWTLVKRKTRVDDTTFFAPDGASSQFRTPGYGVLDLSGFYKVTDDVTVNAGLYNLTDKKYWQWDDVRGYDGQGEAGVTQPANLDRLTMPGRNFAINVVWDI, via the coding sequence ATGTCCACAGGTCCAACTAGCCCGTCCCCTCTTCCCCGCCGTACCGGCCAGCTGTCCCTGCTGACCCTGGCCCTGCTCGCCAGTGGCGCCTGCGGCTTGCCGGCGCTGGCCGCAGAACCTGCGCAGGCGACAAGCCCGCGCATGGGCGACTACCGCTTCAGCATCACCCAGCAGCCCCTGGTCGAGGCAATCAACGCCTTCAGCCAGGTGACCGGCTGGCAGGTGGGTTTCAGCGCCGAACTGGCCGACGGTGTGGCTTCGCCAGGTGTCCACGGCTCGCTGCCTCCGGAAGCGGCACTGAAACAACTGCTGCAAGGTACCGGCCTGGGCTATCGCAAGATCAGCAACGGCAATGTGGTGCTGGAGCGCCAGACGGCGGGCAATGCCATTGCCCTGCAGCAATTGACCGTCAGCGCCACCCGTAGCGCCCAGGACGTCAGCCAGGTACCCAGCACCGTGAGCGTACAGACCCGCGAACAGCTGGACCGGCAGAACGTCAACAGCATCAAGGAACTGGTGCGCTACGAGCCTGGCGTGTCGGTCGGCGGCGTTGGCCAGCGCAGCGGCCTGAACGGTTACAACATCCGCGGTATCGACGGCGAACGCATCCTCACCCAGATCGACGGTGTGTCGATCCCCGACAGCTTCTTCTACGGCCCCTACGCCCAGACACAGCGCAACTACGTCGATCCCGAGATCGTCAAGCGCGTGGAAATCCTGCGCGGCCCGGCCTCGGTGCTGTACGGCAGTAATGCCATCGGCGGTGCGGTGAGCTACTTCACCCTCGACCCGGACGACATCATCAAGCCCGGCAAGGATGTCGGCGCGCGGCTGAAGACCGGCTACAGCTCGGCCGACGACAGCTGGCTGACCTCCGCCACCGTGGCCGGCCGCCAGGGCGATTTCGATGGCTTGCTGCACGTGAGCCAGCGCAACGGCCACGAAACCGAATCCTACGGTGAAGACGGCGGCACCGGCCTGTCGCGTACCGAAGCCAACCCGGAAGACGTGCGCACCACCAACGTGCTGGCCAAGCTTGGCTGGAACTACGCCGACGACGCGCGCCTGGGCTTCACCTATGAACGCTACAAGGATGACCGTGACCAGAACATCCTAAGCGCCGTGGGCGGTCCGTTCATTCCAGGCTTTGGTGCCATGAACTCCTACCGCATGCGCCAGGGCAACGACACCGTCACCCGCGAGCGCTTCGGCATAAACCACGAGTTCGGCCTCGACAGCCTGGTCGCCGACCACGTGAAATGGAGCCTGAACTACCAGATCGCCAAGACCGACCAGCGCACCGATGAGCTGTATGTCGCGTCGGGGCGGCAAGTGCTGCGCGACCGCCAGACCACCTACAAGGACCGCCAATGGGTGTTCGATGCCCAGCTGGACAAAGCCTTCAGCATCGGCCAGACCGATCACCTGCTGACCTACGGCACCACCATAAAGCATGAAGAAGTGACCGGCTCACGCAGCGGCTCCGGCACCTGTGTGGCCATTGGCGGTAGCTGCACCGCCATCGGCCAGGACAGCTCGCGCGACGGCCAGGCCCTGGTCAGCGATTTCCCGGACCCGACCATCAACACCTACAGCCTGTTCGTGCAGGATGAAATCCGCTGGAACAACTGGACCTTCCTGCCAGGTGCCCGCTACGACTACACGCGCATGGAGCCCAAGTTCACCGACGCGTTCCTGCGTGGCATTCAGGGCTCGGGCGCAGCGCCAGGCGCCCTCGACGACTCGGACAAGAAGTGGCACCGCGTGTCGCCCAAGTTCGGCCTGACCTACGCCTTCAACGACAACTACACCTGGTACGGCCAGTACGCCGAAGGCTTCCGCACGCCGACAGCCAAGTCGATGTACGGCCGCTTCGAGAACCCGACACTGGGCTACAGCGTGCAGGGCAACCCCGGGCTTGAGCCGGAGAAGAGCAAGAGCTACGAGACCGGCCTGCGTGGCAACTTCGATGCCGGTAACTTCAGCGCTGCGGTCTTCTACAACAAGTACCGCGACTTCATCGACGAAGACGCCGTGCAGTCGGCCAACCTGGAAACCACTTTCCAGGCCCACAACATCAAGCACGCCACCATCAAGGGCGCCGAGGTCAAGGGCCGCCTCAACCTCGACCACTTCGGTGCGCCAGAAGGCCTGTACACCCAGGGTTCGATCGCTTACGCCAACGGCCGCAACGACGACAACGGCCAGCCGCTGAACAGCGTCAACCCACTGACCGGCGTGTTCGGCCTGGGTTATGAGCAGCCAAACTACGGTGGCCTGTTGAGCTGGACCCTGGTCAAGCGCAAGACCCGCGTCGACGACACCACCTTCTTTGCCCCCGACGGCGCAAGCTCGCAGTTCCGCACGCCCGGCTACGGTGTGCTGGACCTGAGCGGCTTCTACAAGGTGACCGACGATGTCACGGTCAATGCCGGGCTATACAACCTCACCGACAAGAAGTACTGGCAATGGGATGACGTGCGCGGCTACGACGGCCAGGGTGAAGCGGGTGTGACCCAGCCTGCCAACCTCGACCGCCTGACCATGCCAGGGCGCAACTTCGCCATCAATGTGGTTTGGGATATCTGA
- a CDS encoding YbaN family protein yields MTRPARSKLSRLLYGILAYVSLGIGLVAIVIPGLPTTEFILLAAWAATRSSPRLSAWLENHRLFGPILFNWRNGKVIQRRAKVSATLSMLVCAGLMLAFLDHHWPVFLAIAGMTLGNLWIWSRPEQACPPASQAQ; encoded by the coding sequence ATGACCCGACCTGCCCGCTCGAAACTGTCGCGCCTGCTGTATGGCATCCTGGCTTACGTAAGCCTGGGTATCGGCCTGGTCGCCATAGTCATTCCTGGCCTGCCGACCACCGAGTTCATCCTTCTGGCCGCCTGGGCAGCGACACGCAGCTCGCCGCGCCTGTCGGCATGGCTGGAGAACCACCGGCTGTTCGGGCCTATCCTGTTCAACTGGCGCAATGGCAAGGTGATCCAGCGCCGGGCAAAGGTCAGCGCAACCCTCAGCATGCTGGTGTGCGCAGGCCTGATGCTGGCCTTCCTTGACCATCACTGGCCGGTATTTCTGGCCATCGCCGGCATGACCCTGGGCAACCTGTGGATCTGGTCACGGCCAGAGCAGGCATGCCCGCCCGCGTCACAGGCTCAGTAG
- a CDS encoding biliverdin-producing heme oxygenase has translation MTDRPALRSQRLNQVTHAPHTELDALVKSHAPFDSRESFARFVVAQYLFQSELQALYNDPKLIAIVPDLAQRCRADQARLDLADLNTEVPAAVSGALHDPSLAEALGWIFVSEGSKLGAAFLIKRAVALELSDSFGARHLGEPAGGRAEGWKQFTRILDGLALSAEEDAAAERGAVAAFERFTELLKHAYAADSALA, from the coding sequence ATGACCGACCGCCCAGCCCTGCGCTCGCAACGCCTCAACCAGGTCACCCACGCCCCGCACACCGAGCTCGACGCCCTGGTCAAATCCCACGCACCGTTCGACAGTCGCGAGAGTTTCGCCCGTTTCGTCGTCGCCCAGTACCTGTTCCAGTCCGAACTTCAGGCCCTGTACAACGACCCGAAATTGATCGCCATCGTGCCTGACCTGGCCCAGCGCTGCCGCGCCGATCAAGCCCGCCTGGACCTCGCCGACCTCAATACCGAAGTTCCAGCTGCAGTATCCGGCGCCTTGCACGACCCAAGCCTGGCAGAGGCGTTGGGCTGGATCTTCGTCTCCGAAGGCTCCAAACTGGGCGCCGCGTTTCTGATCAAGCGGGCCGTGGCCCTGGAACTGTCCGACAGCTTTGGCGCCCGCCACCTGGGCGAACCAGCCGGTGGCCGCGCCGAGGGTTGGAAGCAGTTCACCCGAATCCTCGATGGCCTGGCGCTGTCCGCCGAAGAAGACGCTGCTGCCGAACGCGGCGCAGTTGCCGCGTTCGAGCGCTTCACCGAACTGCTCAAACATGCCTACGCCGCCGACAGCGCGCTGGCCTGA